From Centropristis striata isolate RG_2023a ecotype Rhode Island chromosome 16, C.striata_1.0, whole genome shotgun sequence, a single genomic window includes:
- the LOC131988135 gene encoding eukaryotic translation initiation factor 5A-1-like gives MADEDFGAADSGASASFPIQCSALRKNGFVLLKGRPCKIVEMSTSKTGKHGHAKVHLVGIDLFTNKKYEDICPSTHNMDVPNVKRKDFQVLDVSADSYLSLMADDGSTREDLKLQDNDLGAEIQKKLDNEENFMVTVLQAMGEEQITGIKTMT, from the exons ATGGCAGATGAAGATTTTGGAGCTGCGGATTCTGGGGCCTCTGCATCATTCCCAATTCAGTGCTCTGCACTGAGGAAGAATGGCTTTGTCCTTCTGAAAGGTCGTCCCTGTAAGATCGTTGAAATGAGTACCTCTAAAACTGGCAAGCATGGACATGCCAAG GTTCACCTTGTAGGAATTGACCTCTTTACTAATAAGAAGTATGAAGATATCTGCCCATCTACCCATAACATGGATGTCccaaatgttaaaaggaaagacTTCCAG GTATTGGACGTCAGTGCTGACAGTTACTTGTCCCTGATGGCTGATGATGGATCAACCAGAGAAGACCTTAAACTGCAAGACAATGATTTGGGTGCTGAAATCCAAAAGAAGCTTGACAATGAAGAAAACTTTATG GTCACTGTGTTGCAAGCCATGGGTGAAGAACAGATTACGGGAATTAAGACCATGACTTAA